The following are encoded together in the Archocentrus centrarchus isolate MPI-CPG fArcCen1 chromosome 23, fArcCen1, whole genome shotgun sequence genome:
- the LOC115773460 gene encoding tetraspanin-9 translates to MARGCICCVKYMLFLFNLLFWLGGCGLLGVGVWLSVSQGSFATLSPSFPSLSAANLIITLGTVVMVTGFLGCLGAIKENKCLLLSFFIVLLIILLAELILLILFFVYTDKVSENARRDLKEGLVLYNTDNNAGLRDAWSTIQGEWKCCGVMNHRDWYSALHENVVPDRCCQQVYPDCGRNASNAFWTRGCYEKVEEWLDHNKHLLGTIAMCVLVIQLLGMAFSMTLYQQIHRAGKKYEA, encoded by the exons ATGGCTCGCGGCTGCATCTGCTGCGTGAAGTACATGCTCTTCCTCTTCAACCTCCTCTTCTGG CTGGGAGGCTGTGGACTGCTGGGTGTCGGCGTGTGGCTGTCGGTTTCTCAGGGCAGCTTCGCCACcctgtctccctccttcccCTCGCTCTCTGCCGCCAATCTCATCATCACCCTCGGCACTGTGGTCATGGTGACGGGGTTCCTGGGCTGCTTGGGTGCCATCAAGGAGAATAAGTGCCTCCTGCTGAGT TTCTTCATCGTTCTGCTGATCATCCTGTTGGCCGAACTTATCCTCCTCATCCTGTTCTTCGTCTACACCGACAAG GTGAGTGAAAATGCCAGACGGGACCTGAAAGAAGGGCTGGTGCTGTACAACACGGACAACAACGCAGGCCTGAGGGATGCATGGAGCACCATACAGGGAGAG tgGAAGTGTTGTGGTGTGATGAACCACCGCGACTGGTACTCCGCGCTACATGAAAACGTGGTTCCTGACCGCTGCTGCCAGCAGGTTTACCCGGACTGTGGACGCAACGCCTCCAATGCCTTCTGGACACGG GGCTGCTATGAGAAGGTCGAGGAGTGGCTGGATCACAACAAACACCTTCTGGGGACCATCGCTATGTGTGTGTTGGTCATACAG cTGCTCGGTATGGCTTTCTCCATGACACTTTACCAACAGATCCACCGGGCAGGGAAGAAGTATGAAGCCTGA
- the LOC115773312 gene encoding UPF0577 protein KIAA1324-like isoform X2, with translation MRQQAWASWSPRCSFLLTIIIIIAAHTSSVKGDGDLRPCNKSDYYYQYTECDSTGSRWRVAIPLAPGSCSDLPPPTRGTDCSFSCPAGKFLEMSTQQCTPCAAGSYSLGSGLRFDQWDAIPAGFTSLASFLDTGPNGEDIQACKSSSWTPQGVYLESNRDECTVSLVYAVHLEKQGSVSFTYQYPDNNIFFEFYVQNEQCQEMAQTDDQKWIKVTNNGEWYTHTVSLKSGTNILYWRTTGILVGGKMVKPVLLKNIQIEGVAYTSECFPCRPGWFSPTPGSSSCQPCPSNTYSVKGASSCTPCPEHHYSHEGWAECKVRPPCSEKDYFQIHTACDSEGKTQVLYRWVEPKICVENVTGAMELPATGQRQPCPPCNPGYYNSNDSTCLPCPPGTHSDGTYACAQCPAGTEPVLGYEYKWWNVLPSNMKTSCFNVGNSKCDDMNGWEVAGDHIRSGAGSSDNDYLILSLHVPGFKVPASLSGMTGSEFGRITFVFETICSADCELYFMMDVNRKSTTVVESWEGSKGKQSYSHSMTRNASVTYTWAFQRTNHALDVRRFIADTVKIYSISVTNVIDGVASACRACALVPQNSQRAGSSCVPCPAGFYIDRDTNRCQECPPNTHLAGRHTYGQDACVSCGPGSISNKEHSHCYSDCSFTHTENNRTLTFDLSLLSDVASLTIGPSFTSKGTKYLHLFNISLCGHGGKRAAICTDNVTDVSSKDDQSDPAQFVNSVDSYICQSTIIPADGRGFRMAISSQSISLADTFIGATVDTILNGVNAKPDLFPEKAKDVPDINFFYRSTQVTASCDQGRSSVVTVRCDPEKTERGELYVPSSCPAGTCDGCTFHFLWESANACPRCTDDDYHRIEGACKGGLQETLYVWNEPKLCTKGVSLPPRSSSPCEAIALWLKVGVGGGAFAAVLLISLTCYFWKKNKRLEYKYSRLVMSANKECELPAADSCGLAEGEEPDDDVVYAQKPSLLGKLRAIANKEDGESSESVQLNSSQSDRWVLG, from the exons ATGAGGCAGCAGGCGTGGGCCTCCTGGTCCCCCCGCTGCAGCTTTTtactcaccatcatcatcatcatcgccgCTCATACATCATCTGTTAAAGGCGACGGAGACCTGCGGCCGTGTAATAAG TCAGATTACTACTACCAGTACACAGAGTGTGACAGCACAGGTTCACGATGGAGGGTCGCCATCCCTCTTGCTCCAGGCTCCTGTTCAGACCTTCCCCCTCCAACCAGAGGCACAGACTGCT CCTTCTCGTGTCCGGCTGGGAAGTTTTTGGAGATGTCCACACAGCAGTGCACGCCGTGTGCAGCTGGTTCCTATTCTCTGGGCAGTGGCCTCCGTTTTGACCAATGGGACGCCATCCCTGCAGGGTTCACCAGCTTGGCCAGCTTCCTCGACACCGGGCCAAATGGAGAGGACATTCAGGCCTGTAAAAG CTCATCGTGGACACCGCAGGGTGTGTATCTGGAGTCAAACCGTGATGAGTGCACAGTGTCCCTGGTTTACGCCGTACATCTGGAAAAACAGGGATCTGTTTCTTTCACTTACCAGTACCCCGACAACAACATCTTCTTTGAGTTCTAT GTCCAGAATGAGCAGTGCCAGGAAATGGCTCAGACTGATGATCAGAAATGGATAAAAGTCACCAACAATGGAGAATGGTACACACACACG GTGAGCCTCAAGTCTGGTACAAACATCCTGTACTGGAGAACCACCGGGATACTGGTGGGAGGGAAAATGGTCAAGCCTGTGCTGCTCAAGAACATCCAAATAGAAG GTGTCGCCTACACATCCGAGTGTTTTCCGTGCCGACCCGGCTGGTTCAGCCCGACCCCCGGCTCCTCATCCTGCCAGCCCTGCCCCAGCAACACTTACTCTGTGAAGGGGGCGTCCTCGTGTACACCGTGCCCTGAACACCACTACTCAC ATGAGGGATGGGCTGAATGTAAGGTGAGGCCACCGTGCTCAGAGAAGGACTACTTCCAGATCCACACAGCCTGCGACAGCGAGGGGAAG ACACAGGTGCTGTATCGTTGGGTGGAGCCGAAGATCTGTGTGGAGAACGTCACGGGAGCCATGGAGCTGCCTGCAACGGGCCAGAGACAGCCCTGCCCTCCCTGTAACCCCGGCTACTACAACAGCAACGACTCCACCTGTCTGCCCTGCCCACCTGGAACGCACTCTGACGGCACCTACG CGTGTGCGCAGTGCCCTGCAGGTACCGAGCCGGTGTTGGGTTACGAGTATAAATGGTGGAACGTGCTGCCTTCCAACATGAAGACTTCCTGTTTCAACGTGGGCAACTCCAAATGTGATGACATGAACG GATGGGAGGTGGCAGGAGACCACATTCGCAGTGGAGCAGGCAGTTCAGATAATGACTATCTTATTCTCAGCCTGCATGTCCCCGGCTtcaa GGTCCCAGCCTCACTTTCAGGGATGACCGGTAGCGAGTTTGGCCGGATAACCTTTGTGTTCGAGACCATCTGCTCGGCCGACTGCGAGCTCTACTTCATgatg GATGTGAACAGGAAGAGCACCACAGTGGTGGAGTCCTGGGAGGGCAGTAAGGGGAAACAGTCATACTCACACAGCATGACCAGAAATGCCTCGGTCACATATACGTGGGCCTTCCAGAGGACTAACCATGCTCTGGAT GTCCGTCGTTTTATTGCTGACACGGTAAAGATCTACTCCATCAGCGTGACCAACGTCATCGACGGGGTGGCGTCAGCGTGCCGTGCCTGCGCTCTGGTGCCTCAGAACTCCCAGCGTGCCGGCTCCTCCTGCGTTCCTTGCCCGGCTGGTTTTTACATCGACAGAGACACGAACCGATGCCAGGAGTGTCCCCCCAACACGCACCTGGCTGGGCGACACACCTACGGCCAGGACGCATGTGTCTCCTGTGGACCAGGAAGTATCAGCAACAAG gAACATTCCCACTGCTACAGCGACTGCTCCTTCACCCACACAGAAAACAACCGcaccctgacctttgacctcagccTGCTGAGCGATGTGGCCTCGCTGACCATCGGGCCGAGTTTCACCTCTAAAGGCACAAAGTACCTTCATCTCTTCAACATTAGCCTGTGTGGCCACGGG GGTAAGAGAGCTGCTATCTGCACTGACAACGTCACCGACGTGTCCAGCAAAGACGACCAGAGCGACCCGGCTCAGTTTGTGAACTCGGTGGACAGCTACATCTGTCAGTCGACCATCATCCCAGCCGATGGGCGGGGCTTCAGGATGGCCATTTCCTCCCAGTCCATCAGCCTCGCAGACACTTTTATCG GAGCCACAGTAGACACCATTCTCAATGGTGTAAACGCCAAACCAGATCTTTTCCCGGAAAAAGCAAAGGATGTTCCTGACATCAATTTCTTCTACAG GTCAACACAGGTGACGGCATCATGTGATCAGGGTCGGAGTTCAGTCGTCACTGTTCGCTGTGACCCAGAGAAGACTGAGAGAGGAGAGCTCTACGTGCCCAG ctcCTGTCCAGCAGGAACATGTGATGGATGCACATTTCACTTCCTGTGGGAGAGCGCCAATGCCTGTCCACGCTGCACTGATGATGACTACCACCGGATAGAGGGAGCATGCAAGGGAGGCCTCCAG GAAACTCTGTATGTGTGGAACGAGCCCAAGTTGTGCACCAAAGGTGTGTCGCTGCCTCCTCGGAGCTCCTCCCCCTGTGAGGCCATCGCTTTGTGGCTTAAGGTCGGCGTTGGAGGCGGGGCCTTTGCGGCCGTGCTGCTCATCTCCCTCACCTGCTACTTctggaagaaaaacaagag GCTGGAGTACAAGTACTCTCGTCTGGTGATGTCTGCCAACAAGGAGTGTGAGCTGCCAGCTGCAGACAGCTGTGGCCTGGCTGAAGGAGAGGAGCCCGATGACGACGTGGTCTACGCCCAGAAACCGTCGCTGCTGGGGAAACTGCGCGCCATCGCCAACAAG GAGGATGGAGAGAGCAGCGAGTCTGTGCAGCTGAACTCCTCGCAGTCTGATCGATGGGTCCTGGGATAA
- the LOC115773312 gene encoding UPF0577 protein KIAA1324-like isoform X1, which translates to MRQQAWASWSPRCSFLLTIIIIIAAHTSSVKGDGDLRPCNKSDYYYQYTECDSTGSRWRVAIPLAPGSCSDLPPPTRGTDCSFSCPAGKFLEMSTQQCTPCAAGSYSLGSGLRFDQWDAIPAGFTSLASFLDTGPNGEDIQACKSSSWTPQGVYLESNRDECTVSLVYAVHLEKQGSVSFTYQYPDNNIFFEFYVQNEQCQEMAQTDDQKWIKVTNNGEWYTHTVSLKSGTNILYWRTTGILVGGKMVKPVLLKNIQIEGVAYTSECFPCRPGWFSPTPGSSSCQPCPSNTYSVKGASSCTPCPEHHYSHEGWAECKVRPPCSEKDYFQIHTACDSEGKTQVLYRWVEPKICVENVTGAMELPATGQRQPCPPCNPGYYNSNDSTCLPCPPGTHSDGTYACAQCPAGTEPVLGYEYKWWNVLPSNMKTSCFNVGNSKCDDMNGWEVAGDHIRSGAGSSDNDYLILSLHVPGFKVPASLSGMTGSEFGRITFVFETICSADCELYFMMDVNRKSTTVVESWEGSKGKQSYSHSMTRNASVTYTWAFQRTNHALDVRRFIADTVKIYSISVTNVIDGVASACRACALVPQNSQRAGSSCVPCPAGFYIDRDTNRCQECPPNTHLAGRHTYGQDACVSCGPGSISNKEHSHCYSDCSFTHTENNRTLTFDLSLLSDVASLTIGPSFTSKGTKYLHLFNISLCGHGGKRAAICTDNVTDVSSKDDQSDPAQFVNSVDSYICQSTIIPADGRGFRMAISSQSISLADTFIGATVDTILNGVNAKPDLFPEKAKDVPDINFFYRSTQVTASCDQGRSSVVTVRCDPEKTERGELYVPSSCPAGTCDGCTFHFLWESANACPRCTDDDYHRIEGACKGGLQETLYVWNEPKLCTKGVSLPPRSSSPCEAIALWLKVGVGGGAFAAVLLISLTCYFWKKNKRLEYKYSRLVMSANKECELPAADSCGLAEGEEPDDDVVYAQKPSLLGKLRAIANKQEDGESSESVQLNSSQSDRWVLG; encoded by the exons ATGAGGCAGCAGGCGTGGGCCTCCTGGTCCCCCCGCTGCAGCTTTTtactcaccatcatcatcatcatcgccgCTCATACATCATCTGTTAAAGGCGACGGAGACCTGCGGCCGTGTAATAAG TCAGATTACTACTACCAGTACACAGAGTGTGACAGCACAGGTTCACGATGGAGGGTCGCCATCCCTCTTGCTCCAGGCTCCTGTTCAGACCTTCCCCCTCCAACCAGAGGCACAGACTGCT CCTTCTCGTGTCCGGCTGGGAAGTTTTTGGAGATGTCCACACAGCAGTGCACGCCGTGTGCAGCTGGTTCCTATTCTCTGGGCAGTGGCCTCCGTTTTGACCAATGGGACGCCATCCCTGCAGGGTTCACCAGCTTGGCCAGCTTCCTCGACACCGGGCCAAATGGAGAGGACATTCAGGCCTGTAAAAG CTCATCGTGGACACCGCAGGGTGTGTATCTGGAGTCAAACCGTGATGAGTGCACAGTGTCCCTGGTTTACGCCGTACATCTGGAAAAACAGGGATCTGTTTCTTTCACTTACCAGTACCCCGACAACAACATCTTCTTTGAGTTCTAT GTCCAGAATGAGCAGTGCCAGGAAATGGCTCAGACTGATGATCAGAAATGGATAAAAGTCACCAACAATGGAGAATGGTACACACACACG GTGAGCCTCAAGTCTGGTACAAACATCCTGTACTGGAGAACCACCGGGATACTGGTGGGAGGGAAAATGGTCAAGCCTGTGCTGCTCAAGAACATCCAAATAGAAG GTGTCGCCTACACATCCGAGTGTTTTCCGTGCCGACCCGGCTGGTTCAGCCCGACCCCCGGCTCCTCATCCTGCCAGCCCTGCCCCAGCAACACTTACTCTGTGAAGGGGGCGTCCTCGTGTACACCGTGCCCTGAACACCACTACTCAC ATGAGGGATGGGCTGAATGTAAGGTGAGGCCACCGTGCTCAGAGAAGGACTACTTCCAGATCCACACAGCCTGCGACAGCGAGGGGAAG ACACAGGTGCTGTATCGTTGGGTGGAGCCGAAGATCTGTGTGGAGAACGTCACGGGAGCCATGGAGCTGCCTGCAACGGGCCAGAGACAGCCCTGCCCTCCCTGTAACCCCGGCTACTACAACAGCAACGACTCCACCTGTCTGCCCTGCCCACCTGGAACGCACTCTGACGGCACCTACG CGTGTGCGCAGTGCCCTGCAGGTACCGAGCCGGTGTTGGGTTACGAGTATAAATGGTGGAACGTGCTGCCTTCCAACATGAAGACTTCCTGTTTCAACGTGGGCAACTCCAAATGTGATGACATGAACG GATGGGAGGTGGCAGGAGACCACATTCGCAGTGGAGCAGGCAGTTCAGATAATGACTATCTTATTCTCAGCCTGCATGTCCCCGGCTtcaa GGTCCCAGCCTCACTTTCAGGGATGACCGGTAGCGAGTTTGGCCGGATAACCTTTGTGTTCGAGACCATCTGCTCGGCCGACTGCGAGCTCTACTTCATgatg GATGTGAACAGGAAGAGCACCACAGTGGTGGAGTCCTGGGAGGGCAGTAAGGGGAAACAGTCATACTCACACAGCATGACCAGAAATGCCTCGGTCACATATACGTGGGCCTTCCAGAGGACTAACCATGCTCTGGAT GTCCGTCGTTTTATTGCTGACACGGTAAAGATCTACTCCATCAGCGTGACCAACGTCATCGACGGGGTGGCGTCAGCGTGCCGTGCCTGCGCTCTGGTGCCTCAGAACTCCCAGCGTGCCGGCTCCTCCTGCGTTCCTTGCCCGGCTGGTTTTTACATCGACAGAGACACGAACCGATGCCAGGAGTGTCCCCCCAACACGCACCTGGCTGGGCGACACACCTACGGCCAGGACGCATGTGTCTCCTGTGGACCAGGAAGTATCAGCAACAAG gAACATTCCCACTGCTACAGCGACTGCTCCTTCACCCACACAGAAAACAACCGcaccctgacctttgacctcagccTGCTGAGCGATGTGGCCTCGCTGACCATCGGGCCGAGTTTCACCTCTAAAGGCACAAAGTACCTTCATCTCTTCAACATTAGCCTGTGTGGCCACGGG GGTAAGAGAGCTGCTATCTGCACTGACAACGTCACCGACGTGTCCAGCAAAGACGACCAGAGCGACCCGGCTCAGTTTGTGAACTCGGTGGACAGCTACATCTGTCAGTCGACCATCATCCCAGCCGATGGGCGGGGCTTCAGGATGGCCATTTCCTCCCAGTCCATCAGCCTCGCAGACACTTTTATCG GAGCCACAGTAGACACCATTCTCAATGGTGTAAACGCCAAACCAGATCTTTTCCCGGAAAAAGCAAAGGATGTTCCTGACATCAATTTCTTCTACAG GTCAACACAGGTGACGGCATCATGTGATCAGGGTCGGAGTTCAGTCGTCACTGTTCGCTGTGACCCAGAGAAGACTGAGAGAGGAGAGCTCTACGTGCCCAG ctcCTGTCCAGCAGGAACATGTGATGGATGCACATTTCACTTCCTGTGGGAGAGCGCCAATGCCTGTCCACGCTGCACTGATGATGACTACCACCGGATAGAGGGAGCATGCAAGGGAGGCCTCCAG GAAACTCTGTATGTGTGGAACGAGCCCAAGTTGTGCACCAAAGGTGTGTCGCTGCCTCCTCGGAGCTCCTCCCCCTGTGAGGCCATCGCTTTGTGGCTTAAGGTCGGCGTTGGAGGCGGGGCCTTTGCGGCCGTGCTGCTCATCTCCCTCACCTGCTACTTctggaagaaaaacaagag GCTGGAGTACAAGTACTCTCGTCTGGTGATGTCTGCCAACAAGGAGTGTGAGCTGCCAGCTGCAGACAGCTGTGGCCTGGCTGAAGGAGAGGAGCCCGATGACGACGTGGTCTACGCCCAGAAACCGTCGCTGCTGGGGAAACTGCGCGCCATCGCCAACAAG CAGGAGGATGGAGAGAGCAGCGAGTCTGTGCAGCTGAACTCCTCGCAGTCTGATCGATGGGTCCTGGGATAA
- the klhl42 gene encoding kelch-like protein 42 has translation MSSEQIIAIIMDDKTYEVNKKKLIEKSDYFRALYSSGMRESTEDSVQLQGLSVLGLELVLEFINTSKVQVVNETLEDLIETASFLQVTSILKLLTSEIRLENCVELYSLSEVYGTHDLRSACLKYMSCYYHPMLRRPEFSGLPSSVRDQVREMRMNGTATLVAIGDFTSLSLDVPDQDEPWSMLRYGEVEQRWKPLANNLPPDMINVRGYGSAILDNYLFIVGGYRMTSQEISAVHCYNPCRNEWNQVAPLNQKRSNFKLLAVQGKLYAVGGQCLGTVECYSPEQDWWTCVSSMPDPLAEFSACECQGMIYVMGGYTARDRNTNILRYCPTSDTWMTFRSCPAHIRKQQMLSVEDTIYLVGGYTHELDTGLWRRRPSQTEDVLTVQSYNVTTGEWLQLKENTSKSGLNLTCTLHNDGIYIMSRDVSLPTSLEHRVFLKYNIFSDAWEAFRRFPALGQNMLLCSLYLPNVL, from the exons ATGTCATCCGAGCAGATCATCGCCATCATCATGGATGACAAAACCTatgaggtgaataaaaagaagctGATTGAGAAGAGCGACTACTTCCGAGCTTTGTACAGCTCCGGGATGAGGGAGTCCACGGAGGACTCGGTGCAGTTGCAGGGGCTCAGTGTCCTCGGTTTGGAGCTGGTTCTGGAGTTCATCAACACCTCGAAAGTCCAGGTGGTCAACGAGACTCTGGAGGATTTAATCGAGACCGCCTCCTTCCTGCAGGTCACCTCCATCCTTAAACTCCTCACCTCAGAGATCCGGCTGGAGAACTGCGTGGAGCTGTACAGCCTCTCCGAGGTTTATGGGACTCACGACCTGCGCAGCGCCTGCCTCAAATACATGAGCTGCTACTACCACCCTATGCTAAGGCGGCCTGAGTTCAGTGGTCTGCCCTCTTCTGTCAGGGACCAAGTCAGGGAGATGCGCATGAATGGCACCGCCACCCTGGTGGCTATCGGAGACTTCACCAGTCTGTCTCTGGACGTGCCTGATCAGGATGAACCCTGGTCCATGCTGAGGTACGGAGAGGTGGAGCAGCGCTGGAAGCCCCTCGCCAATAACCTACCTCCAGATATGATCAATGTCAGGGGGTATGGGTCAGCCATCCTCGATAACTACCTGTTCATAGTCGGTGGGTACAGGATGACGAGTCAGGAGATCTCCGCTGTGCACTGCTACAACCCCTGCAGGAACGAGTGGAACCAGGTGGCACCGCTCAACCAGAAGAG GTCCAACTTCAAGCTGCTGGCTGTACAAGGGAAGCTCTACGCCGTGGGAGGCCAGTGTTTGGGCACGGTAGAGTGTTACAGCCCCGAGCAGGATTGGTGGACCTGCGTCTCCTCTATGCCTGACCCGCTGGCTGAGTTCTCCGCTTGTGAGTGCCAGGGTATGATCTACGTCATGGGTGGATACACTGCAAGAG ACAGGAACACAAACATCCTCCGCTACTGCCCCACCTCTGACACCTGGATGACATTTCGATCCTGTCCGGCTCACATCCGGAAGCAGCAGATGCTCTCCGTGGAGGACACCATCTACCTGGTGGGCGGCTACACCCACGAGTTGGACACGGGCCTGTGGCGGCGACGCCCCAGCCAAACGGAGGACGTGCTGACGGTGCAGTCGTACAACGTCACCacgggagagtggctccagctgAAGGAGAACACGTCCAAGTCGGGGCTGAACCTGACGTGCACGCTGCACAACGACGGCATCTACATCATGAGCCGGGACGTCAGCCTGCCCACCAGCCTGGAGCACCGCGTCTTTCTGAAGTACAATATTTTCTCAGACGCCTGGGAGGCCTTCAGGCGCTTCCCGGCTCTGGGACAGAACATGCTGCTCTGCTCACTTTACCTTCCTAACGTGCTATGA